The following proteins are co-located in the Pseudarthrobacter siccitolerans genome:
- a CDS encoding CCA tRNA nucleotidyltransferase — protein MAHAHHKTESHTVDFQVDPVVLELGQRFVDAGHELSLVGGPVRDLFLGRTSPDLDFTTDATPDQTVALIKRWADNYWEIGRAFGTIGMRKAGFQIEITTYRAEAYDPESRKPVVAFGSSLTDDLLRRDFTINAMALKLPALELVDPFGGVKHLHASVLATPGAPEASFSDDPLRMMRAARFAAQLGVSVHDDVRQAMTQMAERITIISAERVRDELVKLICGARPRVGIDLLVETGLAEFVLPEVSALRLEADEHHRHKDVYQHSLQVLEQAAELETDAEGPVPGPDFVLRFAALMHDVGKPATRRFEPGGAVSFRHHDMVGAKLTTKRMKKLRFDNDSIKAVARLVELHMRFYGYGEAGWSDSAVRRYVTDAGPLLERLHRLTRSDVTTRNQRKAERLAFAYDDLEDRIAALREQESLDAVRPDLDGARIMALLGLKPGPVVGRAYKFLLNERMEHGPLPVEEAEARLLRWWAEQPESAPAGAGAGSSPDAVDPSPKESK, from the coding sequence ATGGCGCACGCACATCACAAGACTGAATCCCACACCGTCGATTTCCAGGTGGACCCGGTGGTCCTGGAGCTCGGCCAGCGCTTTGTGGACGCCGGCCATGAACTGTCGCTGGTGGGCGGTCCGGTGCGTGACCTTTTCCTGGGCCGGACGTCCCCCGATCTGGACTTCACCACGGACGCCACGCCGGACCAGACGGTGGCCCTTATTAAGAGGTGGGCGGACAACTACTGGGAGATCGGGCGGGCGTTCGGCACCATCGGTATGCGCAAGGCCGGCTTCCAGATCGAGATCACCACTTATCGGGCCGAGGCGTACGATCCTGAATCCCGGAAACCTGTGGTGGCCTTCGGTTCCTCCTTGACTGACGACCTGCTCCGGCGGGACTTCACCATCAACGCTATGGCCCTCAAACTGCCGGCCCTGGAACTGGTGGACCCGTTCGGCGGCGTAAAGCACCTGCACGCCTCCGTCCTGGCCACACCCGGCGCCCCCGAGGCGTCTTTCTCCGACGATCCCCTGCGGATGATGCGGGCGGCCCGGTTCGCGGCGCAGCTGGGCGTCTCCGTCCACGACGACGTGCGGCAGGCCATGACGCAGATGGCCGAGCGGATCACCATCATCTCCGCCGAGCGGGTGCGGGACGAACTGGTCAAGCTCATCTGTGGGGCCCGCCCCCGGGTGGGCATCGACCTGCTGGTGGAAACCGGGCTGGCGGAATTCGTGCTGCCGGAAGTCTCCGCCCTGCGGCTTGAAGCGGATGAACACCACCGCCATAAGGACGTTTACCAGCACTCGCTCCAGGTGCTGGAGCAGGCGGCGGAGCTCGAAACGGACGCCGAGGGGCCTGTGCCGGGGCCGGACTTTGTGCTGCGTTTCGCAGCATTGATGCACGACGTCGGCAAGCCGGCTACGCGGCGCTTCGAACCGGGCGGCGCGGTGAGCTTCCGCCATCACGACATGGTGGGCGCCAAGCTCACCACCAAGAGGATGAAGAAGCTGCGGTTCGACAATGACAGCATCAAGGCGGTGGCCCGCCTGGTGGAACTCCATATGCGCTTCTACGGCTACGGGGAGGCAGGCTGGAGCGATTCGGCGGTCCGCCGCTATGTCACCGACGCCGGGCCGCTGCTGGAACGGCTGCACCGGCTGACCCGCTCCGACGTCACCACGCGCAACCAGCGGAAGGCCGAACGGCTTGCCTTCGCCTACGACGACCTCGAAGACCGGATCGCAGCCCTTCGCGAACAGGAGTCGCTGGATGCAGTCCGCCCCGACCTGGATGGTGCCCGCATCATGGCCCTGCTGGGCCTCAAACCGGGTCCGGTGGTGGGCCGGGCCTACAAGTTCCTGCTCAACGAGCGGATGGAACACGGACCGCTGCCTGTCGAGGAAGCTGAGGCCAGGCTCCTTCGCTGGTGGGCCGAACAGCCTGAATCGGCACCTGCCGGAGCCGGGGCTGGAAGCTCTCCTGACGCCGTCGACCCTT
- a CDS encoding NUDIX hydrolase translates to MPSAIGAHVAPAQHSAPASLPTVEEVSAGGVVVDTSDAELRVAIIARLNRGGRLEWCLPKGHPEGKENNEQAAVREIAEETGIEGDILAPLGSIDYWFTVSGHRVHKTVHHYLLRATGGELTIENDPDQEAVDVAWVPIQELARKLSFPNERRIADLAREVLPEHL, encoded by the coding sequence TTGCCGTCGGCAATCGGTGCGCACGTTGCGCCTGCCCAGCATTCGGCGCCGGCTTCGCTGCCCACGGTTGAGGAAGTCTCCGCCGGCGGCGTCGTGGTGGACACGTCCGACGCCGAACTGAGGGTCGCGATCATCGCCCGCCTTAATCGCGGCGGACGTTTGGAATGGTGCCTGCCCAAGGGGCATCCGGAGGGCAAGGAAAACAACGAGCAGGCCGCGGTCCGTGAGATTGCCGAGGAAACCGGCATCGAAGGGGACATCCTCGCGCCGCTGGGAAGCATCGACTACTGGTTTACCGTCAGCGGCCACCGCGTCCACAAAACGGTTCATCACTACCTCCTCCGGGCCACGGGCGGCGAGCTCACCATCGAGAACGATCCGGACCAGGAAGCGGTGGACGTTGCCTGGGTTCCCATCCAGGAACTCGCCCGCAAGCTGTCCTTCCCCAATGAACGGCGCATCGCCGACCTGGCCCGGGAAGTCCTGCCCGAACACCTTTAG